One Hordeum vulgare subsp. vulgare chromosome 4H, MorexV3_pseudomolecules_assembly, whole genome shotgun sequence DNA window includes the following coding sequences:
- the LOC123449314 gene encoding GDP-mannose transporter GONST3-like isoform X1 — MAPARVGRFQMSNLSEPSKEDGSVEKTGAWNNTWNTLMRHASVYGVAAGYCLSASLLSIINKWAIMKFPYPGALTALQYLTSVAGVLLCGQLKLIEPDRLNLRTMWKFLPAAVMFYISIFTNSELLMHANVDTFIVFRSAVPIFVAIGETLYLHQPCPSFKTWLSLSTILGGSVIYVFTDNQFTLTAYSWAIAYLASMSIDFVYIKHVVMTIGLNTWGLVLYNNLEALLLFPLELLIMGEFNQMKVDSSKMTTNWLSYDVVLPVALSCLFGLSISFFGFSCRRAISATGFTVLGIVNKLLTVVINLLIWDKHASLVGTIGLLICMSGGVLYQQSTTKPKVPKIEPKEEDDEEGQNLLQIQPGHESNSSQKHSSS; from the exons ATGGCTCCTGCTCGGGTTGGCCGGTTCCAG ATGTCTAATCTCTCAGAGCCCTCAAAAGAAGACGGTTCAGTCGAGAAAACTGGAGCTTGGAATAACACATGGAACACTCTTATGCGCCATGCTTCGGTCTATGGTGTGGCTGCTGGTTATTGCCTGTCAGCATCTCTGCTCTCGATTATCAACAAATGGGCAATCATGAAGTTTCCCTACCCTGGAGCACTGACAGCTTTACAGTACCTCActagtgttgctggagttctcctTTGTGGACAGCTAAAGCTTATTGAGCCTGATAGACTGAATTTGAGAACCATGTGGAAGTTCTTGCCTGCTGCTGTTATGTTCTACATCTCAATCTTCACAAACAGCGAGCTCCTGATGCATGCCAATGTGGACACTTTCATCGTGTTTCGGTCTGCTGTGCCGATATTTGTGGCCATTGGGGAGACACTTTACCTTCACCAACCATGCCCATCTTTCAAGACATGGCTCTCACTTTCCACTATACTTGGTGGAAGTGTGATATATGTTTTCACGGATAACCAGTTCACCCTGACTGCTTACAGCTGGGCGATAGCCTATCTGGCGAGCATGTCTATTGATTTCGTGTACATCAAACATGTCGTCATGACCATCGGGTTGAACACATGGGGCCTTGTGCTCTACAACAACCTTGAGGCTCTGCTGCTGTTCCCACTTGAGCTCCTTATAATGGGAGAGTTCAATCAGATGAAGGTCGACAGCTCCAAGATGACAACAAACTGGCTATCTTATGACGTGGTCCTTCCTGTTGCTCTGTCATGCCTGTTCGGGTTATCTATATCCTTCTTCGGATTCTCCTGCAGACGGGCCATCTCTGCCACTGGATTTACGGTGCTCGGTATAGTGAACAAGCTCCTGACCGTCGTGATCAATCTGCTTATCTGGGACAAGCATGCATCCCTGGTGGGGACAATTGGGCTCTTGATATGCATGTCTGGTGGCGTTCTCTACCAGCAATCGACCACAAAGCCCAAGGTACCCAAGATTGAGCCAAAGGAAGAGGACGATGAAGAGGGGCAGAATTTGCTGCAGATTCAGCCCGGGCATGAGAGCAATTCAAGTCAAAAGCATTCCTCCTCATAA
- the LOC123449314 gene encoding GDP-mannose transporter GONST3-like isoform X2: MSNLSEPSKEDGSVEKTGAWNNTWNTLMRHASVYGVAAGYCLSASLLSIINKWAIMKFPYPGALTALQYLTSVAGVLLCGQLKLIEPDRLNLRTMWKFLPAAVMFYISIFTNSELLMHANVDTFIVFRSAVPIFVAIGETLYLHQPCPSFKTWLSLSTILGGSVIYVFTDNQFTLTAYSWAIAYLASMSIDFVYIKHVVMTIGLNTWGLVLYNNLEALLLFPLELLIMGEFNQMKVDSSKMTTNWLSYDVVLPVALSCLFGLSISFFGFSCRRAISATGFTVLGIVNKLLTVVINLLIWDKHASLVGTIGLLICMSGGVLYQQSTTKPKVPKIEPKEEDDEEGQNLLQIQPGHESNSSQKHSSS; this comes from the coding sequence ATGTCTAATCTCTCAGAGCCCTCAAAAGAAGACGGTTCAGTCGAGAAAACTGGAGCTTGGAATAACACATGGAACACTCTTATGCGCCATGCTTCGGTCTATGGTGTGGCTGCTGGTTATTGCCTGTCAGCATCTCTGCTCTCGATTATCAACAAATGGGCAATCATGAAGTTTCCCTACCCTGGAGCACTGACAGCTTTACAGTACCTCActagtgttgctggagttctcctTTGTGGACAGCTAAAGCTTATTGAGCCTGATAGACTGAATTTGAGAACCATGTGGAAGTTCTTGCCTGCTGCTGTTATGTTCTACATCTCAATCTTCACAAACAGCGAGCTCCTGATGCATGCCAATGTGGACACTTTCATCGTGTTTCGGTCTGCTGTGCCGATATTTGTGGCCATTGGGGAGACACTTTACCTTCACCAACCATGCCCATCTTTCAAGACATGGCTCTCACTTTCCACTATACTTGGTGGAAGTGTGATATATGTTTTCACGGATAACCAGTTCACCCTGACTGCTTACAGCTGGGCGATAGCCTATCTGGCGAGCATGTCTATTGATTTCGTGTACATCAAACATGTCGTCATGACCATCGGGTTGAACACATGGGGCCTTGTGCTCTACAACAACCTTGAGGCTCTGCTGCTGTTCCCACTTGAGCTCCTTATAATGGGAGAGTTCAATCAGATGAAGGTCGACAGCTCCAAGATGACAACAAACTGGCTATCTTATGACGTGGTCCTTCCTGTTGCTCTGTCATGCCTGTTCGGGTTATCTATATCCTTCTTCGGATTCTCCTGCAGACGGGCCATCTCTGCCACTGGATTTACGGTGCTCGGTATAGTGAACAAGCTCCTGACCGTCGTGATCAATCTGCTTATCTGGGACAAGCATGCATCCCTGGTGGGGACAATTGGGCTCTTGATATGCATGTCTGGTGGCGTTCTCTACCAGCAATCGACCACAAAGCCCAAGGTACCCAAGATTGAGCCAAAGGAAGAGGACGATGAAGAGGGGCAGAATTTGCTGCAGATTCAGCCCGGGCATGAGAGCAATTCAAGTCAAAAGCATTCCTCCTCATAA